Sequence from the Herpetosiphon gulosus genome:
ACATCAGATCAAAGCTCCACCACTCCGAGCGATGCAAGCCCCAAATGTGGCGTGTGGCCCAGCCAGTGGTCACAAGATCCAACGCGAGATACGGCAAGCCTGCCGCTAAAACGGCAATCGTGCCAAATTTCAGGCCTTTGCGCCAATCGTGCAGCAGCAAATTGAGGCCAACCGCAAGCGGAGCCATGGCCAAGGTTTGTTTGGCTAAAAATGCCAAGCCAAAACAAACTGCCGCCCAACCAAACCAACGCCCTTCACGCCAGCTAGCCAAGAGCAAACCCAACGCCGTAAAACTCAAGGCAAATAGATCCGGCTTGAGTCGCAAGGCCCATAATTGAGCTGGCGGAAAGGCCAGCCAACACGCGCCAACCGCTAAACCCAGCAGCCAAATGCGGGTATGGCTGGCCACAAACAGGCTGATAATCAGGCCAATTGCCAACATTGAGAGCAGCGAAATCCAACGGCCTGCCGTAAAAGGCCGCTCAGAATTAAATGGCATAAACGAAAGCAGCATCGGGTGCAAAGGGGTATAGGGAGCCGAAATAAATTCTTCGGCCACAATCGGGCGATACAACGAGCGATCGCGCCGAATCAGTTGGGCTTCGTGTAATAATGTGCCTTCAAGCCCATCGTCAGGGGTTTGCAAGTTCAGCACAGGCCGCCGCGCCAAGCCCCGTTCAAAGGCTGGCCACATCAAGCCAAGCATAATCACCAACAAGAATCCGCCCAAACCAAGCCGCCACCAAGCCTGTTTTTGCCCTTCAGTCTGCTGTTTTTCCATCGTTTTCAATTCTTCCACAAGCTAACAAAAGCCCATGGATGATAGCAGATCCGCTACGTAACGTCTAGCAACTTGTGCGTTCTTGCAAACTTTGTAGCAATTCGTTGCGCACGCTTGGCTCAGTTTCAGTTTGCAGGGCTTGTTGCAACTAACCTGCTACATGCTTGCTGCATTTCTGCTCTATACTGCTCTAG
This genomic interval carries:
- a CDS encoding glycosyltransferase family 87 protein; its protein translation is MEKQQTEGQKQAWWRLGLGGFLLVIMLGLMWPAFERGLARRPVLNLQTPDDGLEGTLLHEAQLIRRDRSLYRPIVAEEFISAPYTPLHPMLLSFMPFNSERPFTAGRWISLLSMLAIGLIISLFVASHTRIWLLGLAVGACWLAFPPAQLWALRLKPDLFALSFTALGLLLASWREGRWFGWAAVCFGLAFLAKQTLAMAPLAVGLNLLLHDWRKGLKFGTIAVLAAGLPYLALDLVTTGWATRHIWGLHRSEWWSFDLMWKYVRLLGWSLPLVGLALLGLHWRHYAMRQAALYATLAPISLYGAGEVGAHHNHLLETMLAWCLAGGLAAGLLINLGLTKQGWGRAATAVAISGLLLQGWCLRQTPSWYGGEFGILDLARFVPYIQSKPGDVLLDNPGLAVAAGKPLIFDDPSTMGPAIESGVWPAHGLYESIRQRRWSLIMLPFNVQTDRRDATGRWTEESIRLIDEHYQLEFADIVFTYVPKP